TAACTCCCGACAGTGAAGAGCAGTATGTTGTAAAACTTTGGCGGCGAGCTGAACAGAAGATAGGGCTTTGGCTTCAAGGGCAGATTCTCTTAGGTGTTTTGGTGGGGATTTTAGTTTATCTGGGACTTACTATTTTAGGAGTGAAATATGCTCTTGTTTTTGCCATTATTTCAGCTCTCTTTGAGCTTATACCTATTTTCGGGCCAATTATGGCTTCTATACCGGCAATAGGCGTGGCATTTCTTGAGTCGCCTACTCTAGGCCTTATGGTTATTGGCCTTTACTTAGTCATCCAACAGTTTGAAAATCATTTAATTTATCCTCTTGTTGTAAAGAAAATTATCGGTATCCCTCCGATACTTGTAATTCTTTCTCTAGTTATCGGCGGCGAATTGGCCGGTTTTTTTGGAGTGCTTTTGGCTATTCCTGTGGCGACTGTTTTAATGGAGCTTTCAAAAGATATCGCGGAAAGAAAGCATATTTTTGAAAAGGAAATATAATGCTTTAATGGAAAAAGGTAAATTTTATATAACAACAACTCTCCCTTATGTTAATGCCGATCCGCATCTTGGTCATGCTCTTGAGTTAGTTGAGGCCGATATTGTCGCTCGTTTTCATAGGGGGCTAGGTGAAGAGGTATTTTTTAATACCGGGACAGATGAGCATGGTCTTAAGGTCTACAGGAAGGCGCAAGAGAAAGGAGAGATAGTTCAAAATTATTGCGACTCTTGCGCCGAGAATTTCAGGAAGCTGCAACCGGCTCTTAATCTGACAAGCGATGCTTTCATCCGCACTACAGACAGCCACCATAAAGAGGCGGCGCAAGAATTTTGGCGCAGGTCTTTTGATGCCGGCGATATTTATAAGAAAAATTATAAAATAAAATATTGCGTCGGTTGCGAGCTTGAGAAGACTGATTCTGATCTTAAAGACGGCAAATGTCTGGATCATCCTAATTTGGAGATAGAGGTAATTGAAGAAGAAAATTATTTTTTTCGTTTTTCTAAATATCAGGACAGGCTGATTGATTTTTATGAGAAAAATTCTTTTTTTGTTCTGCCGGAGAAAAGATTTAATGAAGCGAAAAAATTTGTAGAAAGCGGTATTTCCGACTTTAGTATCTCTCGTCTGAAAGAGAAGATGCCATGGGGAGTGCCTGTGCCGAACGATCAAGATCATGTGATGTATGTTTGGTTTGACGCTTTGGTGAATTATATTTCTACTCTTGGCTGGCCTGAAGACGAAAAAAAATTTCACGCTTTTTGGCCCGGTGTTCAATTAGCGGGTAAAGATAATCTCAGACAACAAGCTGTAATGTGGCAGGCTATGCTTATGTCTGTCGGACTGCCAAATACCACTCAGGTTGTAATACATGGTTTTATAACAAGTAACGGACAGAAGATGTCAAAGACTTTAGGCAATGTTATAAACCCTTTTGACATAGTAGAACGTTATGGAACAGACGCTTTGCGGTATTATTTAGCGCGCGAAGTTTCTCCTTTTGAAGATAGTGATTTTACAGAGGAGAAATTCAAAGAGGCTTATAATGCCAATCTGGCAAACGGCCTTGGCAACTTAGTCTCAAGGACTATGAAGATGTTTGTCGCTTATGATGTTTATAATTATGGTTTTGAGTTCAATTTTAGTCCATTTGAAGAAATGGTAAAAAGTGAGAGTTATAGGGATTATAGAGAATTTATAGCAACTTTTGAGTTTGGCAAAGTGATGGATTTTATTTGG
This region of Patescibacteria group bacterium genomic DNA includes:
- the metG gene encoding methionine--tRNA ligase, with the translated sequence MEKGKFYITTTLPYVNADPHLGHALELVEADIVARFHRGLGEEVFFNTGTDEHGLKVYRKAQEKGEIVQNYCDSCAENFRKLQPALNLTSDAFIRTTDSHHKEAAQEFWRRSFDAGDIYKKNYKIKYCVGCELEKTDSDLKDGKCLDHPNLEIEVIEEENYFFRFSKYQDRLIDFYEKNSFFVLPEKRFNEAKKFVESGISDFSISRLKEKMPWGVPVPNDQDHVMYVWFDALVNYISTLGWPEDEKKFHAFWPGVQLAGKDNLRQQAVMWQAMLMSVGLPNTTQVVIHGFITSNGQKMSKTLGNVINPFDIVERYGTDALRYYLAREVSPFEDSDFTEEKFKEAYNANLANGLGNLVSRTMKMFVAYDVYNYGFEFNFSPFEEMVKSESYRDYREFIATFEFGKVMDFIWERIGGIDKRIQETQPFKFIKTDKEKAIDDVAGLVNELWGIANLLAPFMPETSQKIKEAIKANKMPEPLFLRKE